The sequence GTTCGGCGGCCGGTGCGCTCTGGCCGACCGCGACGATCGAGAGCCCGAACCGGGTGCGCGTCAACATGAACCAGATCGCGACGGTCACGAGCACGACGAGCAGCGCGATGACCGGGATGCCGAGGACCTTCGCGTTCACGAGGCCGCGCAGCGCCGGGTCTGCGCCGGCCCGGTTGGCGTCGGCGAGCAGCAGCGTCGCCGACGTGACGATGAGGCTCGTCGCGAGCGTCGCGATGATGGGCGGCACCCGGAGCAGCAGGATCGCGATGACGCTGATCAGTCCCGCGACGACCCCGGCGGCGACCGCGGCGAGCACACCCACGAGCGGGCCCGCGGACTGGCCGACGGCGACCGAGACGTACGAGGCCATCGAGATGACCGTGCCGACGGAAACGTCGATGTTGCCGGGGCCCAGCGTGATGACGAGCATCTGGCCGAGCGCGACGAGCACCAGGAACGGGGCGAGCGAGAGCGCCTGCGCGAGCGGGTCGAACGGCGCGCCCGGCCGCACGGCGATGATGCAGGCCCAGACCACGGCGACGCCGATCAGGGACCAACCCCACGCGGGCCAGGTGAACCGGCGGCGTTCGGATGCCGCGGCGATCGCGGTCGTCTCGGGCCCCGGGGCGGCGGGGCGCGGCTTCACGGTGCTCATCGGGTGAACCTTTCGGTGACGACGCGGCCCGCGAGCACGGCGAGCACGATGATGCCCTGCGCCGCGGACTGGAGGCTCGACGAGAGGTTCACCAGGCTGAGCAGCACGGTGATCAGGCCGAGCGTGACGGCGCCGAGCGTGGCGCCGATGGGGAGGGCGCGGCCGCCCGAGAACGTGCCGCCGCCGAGGATCACCGCGGCGATGGTCATGAGGGTGAAGTTGCTGGCCGAGTTCACGTCCCCCGACCGGGTCTGCGCGGCGAGCAGGAGCCCAGCGAGGATGACGAGCACGGCCGCGAGCACGTACGCGGTGACCCGGGTCGCGGTCCGCGAGCGGCCGGCCTTGTCGAGCGTCGCGGCGCTCGAGCCGAGCGCGCGCATGCGCATGCCGGCCTTGCTGCGGCGGGCGAGGTACCAGCCGATGAGCGTTGCGAGCACGATGAACAGGATCGGCGCCGGGAAGGCCGTCGGGCGCCAGCTGCCGATCGCAGCGAGCCAGTCGGGGGTCGCGCCGCCAGGCGTCGGCAGCAGCTGCAGCCCGAGCCCGAGCCACACGAACGACATGCCGAGCGTGACGATGATCGACGGCACCCCGCGGCGCTGCACGATGAAGCCGAGCAGTGCGTACACGCCGACGATGCCGACGAGCATCGCGAGCCCGAGCAGCGGACTCTGCGCGAGCGTCGTCGCGGCGATCACCGTGACGAGGCCGACGAGGTAGCCGATCCCGAGGTCGATGTCGCCGACCGACATGATGAGCATCTGCGCCTGCGCCGCGAACACGAGCGGGATGGACGACATGAGCATGAGCGTGAGGCCCGGGATGCTGAGGATGCCGGGCTGGATCGCGACCGCGATCGCGAAGATCGCGATCAGCGCCACGAGCGAGAGCAGCGCGGGCGAGCCGTGCACGGCACTCGTCCTGGCGCGGGCGCCGAACGTCGGCCGGGCCGGGCGCGTGCGTGCGGCGCCCGCCGGGGCGGTGGTGGTCATCGGGTGCCTCCCGTGGCGTCGTCGAAGGAGTCGGCGATGATGCGCTCCTCGG is a genomic window of Agromyces protaetiae containing:
- a CDS encoding ABC transporter permease, giving the protein MSTVKPRPAAPGPETTAIAAASERRRFTWPAWGWSLIGVAVVWACIIAVRPGAPFDPLAQALSLAPFLVLVALGQMLVITLGPGNIDVSVGTVISMASYVSVAVGQSAGPLVGVLAAVAAGVVAGLISVIAILLLRVPPIIATLATSLIVTSATLLLADANRAGADPALRGLVNAKVLGIPVIALLVVLVTVAIWFMLTRTRFGLSIVAVGQSAPAAERAGIRVRGVTASAYLVSAGFAGLAGALLAAFISPSTVLGTSYMLDSIAVVVIGGTLISGGRAVPAGAWTGAMFFVLLSGLLNLVGWPVGAQNILKGVLVVAVVVISTAATGTGRSTLARLRASLHLGKKETIHG
- a CDS encoding ABC transporter permease, with amino-acid sequence MTTTAPAGAARTRPARPTFGARARTSAVHGSPALLSLVALIAIFAIAVAIQPGILSIPGLTLMLMSSIPLVFAAQAQMLIMSVGDIDLGIGYLVGLVTVIAATTLAQSPLLGLAMLVGIVGVYALLGFIVQRRGVPSIIVTLGMSFVWLGLGLQLLPTPGGATPDWLAAIGSWRPTAFPAPILFIVLATLIGWYLARRSKAGMRMRALGSSAATLDKAGRSRTATRVTAYVLAAVLVILAGLLLAAQTRSGDVNSASNFTLMTIAAVILGGGTFSGGRALPIGATLGAVTLGLITVLLSLVNLSSSLQSAAQGIIVLAVLAGRVVTERFTR